From a single Aricia agestis chromosome 17, ilAriAges1.1, whole genome shotgun sequence genomic region:
- the LOC121735400 gene encoding neuropeptide receptor 22 gives MRPFFDDFDDLPKYFTNWTTDYLNDLDTSEYPFPNTLWHVKPVKEVALKSTAMVVVGVFGIFLNTIILIILIKNKWLWTASNYLIGNLALADLLNLLICPWFMLVRDFYQNYVLKNFGCRFEGFLQATLLLASVIAVMMVSYDRLAAAALTSEARITKAVAPKLIIAAWIIPFGLSLPWMIKREYMERQWLDFLESFCVEDLKVLGIYWHFILLLLVWIPLGVMVVTYGTIMWRLEWSARELASRGGGQTVSRARTKALRITACVLITTAVCRIPYTIMLYWRNNLNNEINAVEGGYEIMWFTANYLMYVNSAINPLIYGFTNVRFRRAMDRTPGIRCFSFGSWCCICATIQKKHNTADQNNEERVFVIDTNLKANRKISRALKNILQINKQTVELSVPKDELTKPTKLTPLKMEQI, from the exons ATGAGGCCTTTCTTCGACGACTTCGACGATTTAccaaaatatttcacaaactgGACCACGGATTATTTGAACGAT CTTGACACTTCCGAATATCCATTCCCAAATACGCTATGGCATGTGAAACCGGTGAAGGAGGTAGCGCTGAAGTCCACCGCCATGGTCGTGGTTGGTGTCTTCGGAATCTTCCTCAACACCATTATCCTGATCATCCTCATCAAGAACAAGTGGTTGTGGACGGCCAGCAACTACCTGATTGGCAACCTGGCGTTGGCAGACCTGCTGAATCTGCTGATATGCCCCTGGTTCATGTTGGTCAGGGATTTCTACCAGAACTACGTTTTGAAGAACTTTGGATGTCGTTTTGAGGGATTTTTACAAG CAACACTCCTCCTAGCCAGTGTGATAGCTGTCATGATGGTGTCCTACGATCGACTGGCGGCGGCAGCACTTACTTCTGAAGCGAGGATCACAAAGGCTGTTGCTCCAAAGCTGATCATAGCTGCATGGATCATTCCCTTTGGATTGTCACTGCCTTGGATGATAAAACGAGAATACAtg GAACGACAATGGCTGGATTTTCTGGAGTCGTTCTGTGTTGAAGATCTGAAAGTTCTTGGCATTTATTGGCATTTCATCTTGCTTCTTTTGGTTTGGATACCTCTAGGTGTGATGGTGGTTACG TATGGAACAATAATGTGGCGCCTCGAATGGAGCGCTAGGGAGCTAGCGTCCCGTGGCGGAGGTCAGACGGTCTCCAGAGCCAGAACCAAGGCTCTCCGCATCACAGCCTGCGTGCTCATCACCACCGCCGTCTGCCGCATCCCGTACACCATCATGCTGTACTGGAGAAACAACTTGAACAATGAGATTAACGCG GTGGAAGGTGGATATGAGATCATGTGGTTCACGGCAAACTACCTCATGTACGTGAACAGCGCCATCAACCCTCTCATCTACGGCTTCACCAACGTCCGCTTCAGGCGTGCCATGGACAGGACTCCTGGCATCAGGTGCTTTAGTTTCGGTTCCTGGTGCTGCATTTGCGCTACG ATCCAAAAGAAACATAATACGGCTGATCAGAACAACGAAGAAAGAGTATTTGTAATAGACACAAACCTCAAAGCAAATCGCAAGATCTCTCGGGCGCTGAAGAATATtctacaaataaacaaacagacGGTAGAGCTTAGTGTTCCTAAGGATGAGTTAACTAAGCCTACAAAATTGACTCCTCTTAAAAtggaacaaatataa